A segment of the uncultured Desulfobulbus sp. genome:
CTGGCAAAAAAAGCCCGTGCCCAGGTCCGTCAGGGCAAGGGGCGCCCGGTCCAGATCAATCTCGGGGTCTCCACCTTCATCCCCAAACCCCACACACCCTTTCAGTGGGAGCCGCAGATCAGCCTGGAGGAGTCGCGGCAGCGGATCAGCCGGCTCAAGCAGATGTTGCCCCGGCAGGGGTTCAAGATCAAGTGGCATGATCCGGAGCAATCCTTTCTCGAGGGCGTGTTCTCACGCGGCGACAGGCGCCTCTCCTTTCTCCTGGAGCAGGCCTGGAAGGATGGCGCCCGCCTGGACAGCTGGTCGGAGCAGTTCAACCTTGAACGGTGGCACAGGGCGGCAGACACCTGCGGCATCGAGCTTGAAGCCTACCTGCGGCGGCGTGCGATCGATGAGGTACTCCCCTGGGATCATCTGCAAAGCGGCGTGGACCGGAGTTTTCTTGAAGAGGAGCAGGCCAAGGCCCAGGTGCGCGCTTACACCCCGGATTGTCGCAACCACGGGTGTCAGGGGTGCGGTTTGTGCGACTTCAAAGAGGTCCGTCCGGTGGTGCACCAGCGGCCGCAGGCGGCGAGCGTTCGCCCCAAATCCGCGCTCTCGGACCACCACGTTTTGCCGCAAAAGGGCTACACATACCGGGTTCATTATTCGCGTCTTGGCGACAGTCGTTTTTATGGACACCTGGAGATGCTGCAGCTCATCTTCCGTGTCCTCCAGCGGGCCGGCCTCGCGACGATGTTCTCAAACGGGTTCAACCCCTCTCCCAAGATCTCCTTCACCGGAGCACTGCCGGTGGGGGTGGAGAGTCTGGCGGAGGTCTTTGACATGGAGTTGGTCCGGCCGTTGTCCTCACTGGAGGAGACCGTTGACCTGATCAACCGCCAGCTGCCGTCATCCATTCGCGTCGATCGCATCACCCTGGCCCCGGGAAAGGTGGCGATGAGCGCGTCGACCTGCTACGAGATCAAGCTTGATCAGATGCCCCCGGAAATACGGACGCGGATCGACGATTTCTGGCAACAGGAGACCTTTGTCATTGAACGGTTCCGGAAAAACCGGCGTCAGGAACTGGATCTGCGAACCCTGGTTCTGCGGCTGAGCGTCGATGCCGACACCGTTGCCCTGGAATTGCTGGGCCATCAGGGGAAACCGGGAACCAATCCGCGGGAGATTCTGGAAAAGGTGCTGGGATTGGGGGCGCGCGAGGCGCTTCAGGCGCAAATTCTCAAGACCGAGGTGCGGGATGTCCCATCACCGGCTTGAGAATTTTACAGGATTGTTGTAGATACTGCCGGTCAGTCTGCCTGCACAGGCTCCTAGAACCCCAGGCTCTTTTGTGCAGCAAAAATGAACGCTGCCGGATCACCAGCATGGCTGCGGCCATGTTTGGAACTCAATGCGAATAAAGGAGAAATCATGAAGAAGATTGTTCTGCGTGAAGATGAGATGCCGACTCGTTGGTACAATGTCGTGCCCGACATCCCAGGTGGCCTGCAGCCGCCGCTTGATCCGGAAACCCTGCAGCCCATTGGTCCGGAAAAACTGGCGACTGTCTTTCCCATGGCTCTGCTTGAACAGGAGATGACCCAGGAGCAGTGGATCGATATTCCGCAGGAAGTCATGGAGGTCTACAAGATCTGGCGTCCCGCGCCCCTGGTTCGGGCCAACAAACTCGAAGAGGCCCTGGGAACCAAGGCCAAGATCTATTTCAAATACGAGGGCTGCAGCCCGGTGGGCAGCCATAAACCCAACTCCGCCGTGCCCCAGGCCTATTACAACAAACAGGCCGGCATCAAGCGATTGACCACCGAAACCGGCGCCGGTCAGTGGGGCTCGGCCCTGTCCCTGGCGACCTCCAAATTCGGTCTGGAATGTATGGTCTACATGGTTCGCGTTTCCTTTGACCAGAAGCCCTACCGCAAATCGATCATGCAGACCTACGGCGGCAATGTTGTCGCCAGCCCCAGTGAGATCACCGAGACCGGGCGCCGTATTCGTGCCGAGTTCCCCGATACCCCGGGTGCACTGGGAATTGCCATCTCCGAGGCCCTGGAGGATGCCAACAGTCGTGAAGATACCAACTACGCCCTGGGTTCGGTGCTCAACCATGTCGTCCTCCACCAGTCGATCATTGGTCTTGAGGCCAAGAAACAGATGGAGATCATCGGCGATTACCCGGATGTCATCGTCGGCTGCTGCGGCGGTGGTTCCAACTTTGCCGGCCTCCTCGCCCCCTTTGTCGCCGATTACCGCAACGGCAAGAAGATCGAGTTCGTCGGCTACGAGCCGGCCTCCTGTCCGACCATGACCGGCGGCAAACTGGCCTACGATTCGGGTGATGTGGCCATGATGACGCCGCTGTTGTACATGTACACCCTGGGTCATGACTTCGTCCCTCCGGGCATCCATGCAGGCGGTTTGCGCTACCACGGTATGGCGCCGATCGTTTCCGCCCTGGTCCGCGACGGCATCGTCACTCCCAAGGCAGTGCACCAGCTGGAGTGCTTTGAGGCCGGTGTCCTCTTTGCCAAGACCGAGGGCATTATTCCCGCGCCCGAAACCACCCATGCCATCCGCGGGGCCATCATCGAGGCGATGAAGGATCCCAACGAACCCAAGACCATTTTGTTCAACTTCTCCGGGCACGGTCTGATCGATATGGCCTCCTACGACAACTACTTCAGCGGCAAACTCAGCGATTATGCCTATCCCAAGGACCAGATCGAGGCCTCCCTGGCCCGGCTGCCCAAGGTTGGTTGATCGTTTCCCCCACTGACGAGCAGAGATGGACTGCCTCCGCCTTCGTGCCCTCCGGGCGGTTTTTGTCGTGCTCGCTCTCTTGCCTTTTGATCGGCAGGTTGCCCTTGCGGCCTGCCGATCGATCCCAGGTCTGGAACCCCAGTCCGCCTATGCTGTGGCCGATTTCCGGGGGAGAATCGTCGAGGGCTGCAACCTCGATCGTCCGATGGTTCCGGCCTCCATTCTCAAGATCGCCACGGTCTCCTCGGCCCTGCGCATCCTTGGGCCGGGCTATCGTTTTCAAACCGAATTCTTCCTCGATCCCAAACAGAACCTGATCATCAAAGGGTACGGTGATCCCAGCCTGACGTCCGAGGAAGTGGCGCTGGTCATAGCCGAGCTCTCCAGGCTGGGGCTGCGCCGGGTGGGGCAGGTGCTTGTCGATGATTCGTCCTTTGCCCTGGAACACCAGGTGCCCGGACAGGCGCAGAGCGACAACCCCTATGATGCGCCCATCGGCCCGCTTTCGGTGAATTTCAATGCCATGCCGTTTGTCCGCACCGCCAGCGGCATTAAAAGTGATGAGCCGCAGACACCGACCCTGCCGTTGATGGCCGAGTTGGGCCGGGCCTATCCACCCGGCCGGTATAGAATCAACATCTGCCCGGGGCGTTGTCGGGTCGAGGAGCGCATGGCCCGCTACAGCGGCGAGCTGTTCATCGCCCTGATGCGCCAGCGGGGCATCGAGGTGGCAGGGTACGGCGGTCGAGGGCGGGTCTCGGCCCAGGATCGGCTTTTTTATCGTCATTTCAGCCGGCAGAATGTGGCTGAGATCAGCCGGAGCCTGCTCCACTACTCCTCCAACTACATGGCCAATTTGCTCTTTTTGACCTGCGGCGCGGTCCGCTCGGGTTATCCGGTTACCTGGGCCAAGGCGAGGAGGGCGGTGCAGCAGCAACTGCAAGAGACCATGGGAGGCGATAGTGCCCTGATCACCCAGATCGAGGGCGCGGGCTTGTCGCGGGAAAACCAGGTCACGGCCAGAGCCATGTTGCACCTATTGCATATTTTTCGCCAGGACAAGGACCTGCTCAACCAAGAACATGGGGTGGCGTTGAAAAGCGGCACCCTCAGCGGCGTCTACAATCTGGCTGGATATCTGGAGAACGGCGACGCCTTCGTGATTCTGCTTGCACAGAAGGCCAACACGCGAACAGCGATTCTCCGCCGGTTGCAGGACCTCTATGCACCAAAATAGACGTAACCTTGGTGGTTTGGAGATGAAAAGTCAGAAAAATGACAGTAATTGGTTTTGCGCCAATAGACATTACCGCCATCGTTCTTATTATCCTTTCAACAGTGAATTTTATCGTACCTGCCCATTCACCACTACCTTCTTTCACGTTTAAAGCGCTATGGAGTACTACCAAATTCTTGGTGTGGCCAAGACGGCCAGCGCCGATGAGATAAAAAAGGCCTACCGTAAACTTGCCCTCAAGTACCATCCGGATAAAAATCAGGGCGATAAACAGGCCGAGGAAAAATTCAAGGAGATCAGCGAGGCCTACGCGGTGCTCTCCGATGCGGAAAAACGCCAGCAGTATGACACCTTTGGCTCCACCGGATTTAAGCAGCGGTACTCCCAGGAAGACATTTTCCGCAACTTCGATCTCAACGATATTTTGCGCCAGTTCGGTTTTGGCGGCAATTTTCGATCGGGCGGCGCCGGCTTTCATACCAGCGGATTTCGTAGCGCGGGCGGTGGATCTCCCTTTGAGAATATCTTCGGCGGCACCGGGATGCGCGGCGGTTGCGGGGGAGGCGGTTGTGGACCGCAGCCAATGAAGGGGGACGACCTCACCTACGAACTGCAGGTCAGCCTGGAGGATGTCCTCCATGGTGCGGAAAAAACCATCAGCCTGCGTCACCAGGGAGGGCAGACACAAAACGTTTCGGTCAGGGTGCCCAAGGGCATCGAGAGCGGCAAGCGGTTGCGTCTCAGCGGCAAAGGGGCTCCCTCGCCTTCAGGCGGAACAGCCGGAGATCTCTACCTCAAGGTGCAGGTCGCCGAGCATGCCGTCTTTCAGCGCCAGGAAGACGACCTGGTGGTGGAACATCGCATTCCCTTCAGCGAGGCTTGTCTGGGGAGCAGCATCGAAGTAGCGACCCTGGACGGGAAGAAATTCAATGTCAAGGTTCCGGCCGGTGTGCAGCAGGAGGCCAAACTGCGCATCAAGGGCCATGGCCTCCCCGCGGGCCCCATCGGTCAGCGGGGCGATCTCCTGGTGAAGATCGCTGTCCGTATCCCCAAAAAGCTTACGCCCGAGCAGGAAGAGGCGGTCAAGGCCTTGGCTGCGGTGGGGCTGTAACAGCACCCAGGAATGGAAAAAGCCCAGCGGGACGCATGTCTTCCCGCTGGGCTTTTTTTTATGGATGCGACTGGGATAGAGGCAGCGTTTCTCGGATTACTTGTTCTCGAAGGCCTGCTGGTCAGCCGCTTTGAATTTTTCAGTGGCGGCCTGCTGCAACTCCACCGCCTTTCTGGCCTCGTCCACAGGCCTTTTCACGGACTCGGCAGCCCTCTGTCCCAGCTGCTGCTGGAAACTCTGCTGCTTTTCTTTTTTGTTGTGCTCCTGGCACCCCGCAAGCAGCGCAATGGCAAGGACAGCCGCCATGCACAGGGGCAGTGTTCGCCGAGTTGTCGTCCGCATCTTCTTTCTCACTGTGCGCAGAGTTCCCGAATCGATTCTCCGAGCCGTTTGATCCCCTCGACAATGGTCGCCTCGTCGGAGCAGGAAAAGTTGAGCCGTAGGGTGTTGGAATCCTTGCGGTCGACATAGAAGGGTGTCCCGGGGACGAAGGCCACCTTCTTTTGAATGGCGGCCTCAAAGAGGGCCAGGGACGACATCCCCTCCGGCAGGGTGATCCAGAGGAACATGCCGCCTTCGGGATTGGTGAACCGGACCTCGGGGGGAAAGAAATCCTTGATCGCGCCGATCATGGCCTCCTTCTGTTTGCCGTATTGGTCAATGATGGTGGCGATGTGGGCGTCGATATCATTGTCGCTGAGATAGCGGTGCAAGATGCGCTGGGCCAGGTAGTCGGAGTGGAGGTCCGCGGCCTGCTTGGCGATCACCAGCTTGTCCATGATCGTCGGGGGGGCGACCAGCCAGCCGAGACGGAGGGCGGGGGCCACGGTCTTGGAAAAGGATCCGAGGAGAACGGTGTTTTCCGGGGCAAGCTTTTTGAAGGAGATCTTCGGTTCTCCGGAGAAACGGAGATCGCCGTAGGGGTCATCCTGGATGATCAGGCAGGAGGAGCCCCCGATCAAGTCGGCCACGGCCTTGCGGTTCTCGTTGCTGTAACTGATACCGCTCGGATTTTGAAAGTTGGTCACCGTGTAGAGCAGTTTCGGCTCTCGTTCACTGAGGATATGGGCGAGTTTCTCGGTTTCCATGCCGCCCTCTCTCACCGGAACCGGATGAAACCGGGGGCGGTACATGGCAAAGGCCTGGATCGCACCGAGATAGCCGGGTTCCTCGATGATCAGATCATCGCCCTCGTTGAGAAAGGTCTTGCCCAAAAGATCCAACCCCTGCTGGGAGCCAGTGGTGATGAGGATGTCCTCGACCGGGATGTCGAGCCCGTCGCGTTTCTTGTAGCGGTCGCTGATAAACTGGCGCAGGCCGATATAGCCCTCGGAGTTGGCATACTGGAGGATCTGATCACCGGCTTCCTCGAAGACGTCGTTGGCAGCCTTCTGCAGCCCCTTGACCGGAAAGAACTGGCGGTTGGGCAAGCCTCCGGCAAAGGAGATGATCGAGGAGTCGATGGTGACCTTGAGGATTTCCCGAATAAAGGATTTGGGCACATCGTTGATACGATCGGAGAATGCGTTTTCCATAAAAGCCTCACAGCTCGGTTGTGCCGGGCAAAGGAATTGAACGGGATGGAGAAAGGCCGAGCGCCTGGGAAAGGTGGGGTCTTTCGATCAGATAAATGTTGCGCGTTTACGATAGACCGTTGCCTGGCTTTTGGCAACAGCTTGACCGCTGTTGGACTCGGTGACCACGATATCGTAGAGGGCGGTGGCCCCGCCGAGGTGCACCTCTTTGGCCTCGGCCACCAGATGGTCGCCGGCCTGGGAGGGGCGGAGGAAGCTGATGGCCACGTTCATCGCCAGGGCGGTCTGGCCGTGGGAGTTGCTGGCCGCGGCAAAGGCGATATCCCCCAGGGCGAAGACCAGGCCGCCGTGGGTCATGCCATGAAAGTTGAGCATGGACTCGCTCACTGTCAGCGACACCCGGCTGTAGCCCGGTTCGATGGCTTCAATGTTGGCGCCGAGAAAGTTGGCAAAGGCGTCCTTGCGGATATGGTGTTCGATTTCTGGCTGGATCATTGGATCATTAGGGGATGGATTGTGGAGGTCGGGCACAGGGATGTGACCAACCTCCACAAGGAAACCAATCAATAGATGTCGTTCTCGTACAAGGCCACGTGAACGACGTTGCGAACTTCGTCACGGACTGATTTCATGACTCCAAACTTGCTGGTTTTTGACTCTTTGCGAAGCCATCAATAATTCGCATCCGCAAAGGCGAGCCAGCCGCCGGCGCCGATCAGCTTCTTGTCAAAGGGATTGAGGCTGAAGCTGCATTCCACCTTGGCATCGCTGCCGGTGGCGATCAGTTTTTCCGCCTCCAAATCGACCTCGACCATCACCTTGCCCTTGAGGGCAAAGAGTTTGTCCAGGTCGTCCTTGCTCAGTTCGACGGCGAGAATGCCGCAGTTGAACATATTCTGGCGGAAGATCCGGGCAAAACTCTCGCCGACCACCACATTGATGTCGTTCACCTCCAGGGCCCAGACCGCATGTTCGCGGGAGGAGCCGCAGCCGAAGTTGGAACGGGTGATCAGGACCCGTGCCTCCTCCATGACCGTGGAATGGGGATCGAAGTCCTGGCCTTCCAGGCGCAGGTCCTCGAGCAGATGGGGGGCAAGTGCCTTCTTGGTGATCTCGGTCAGGTACTTGGCCGGGATGATCTCGTCGGTGTTGATGTCGCTTCTATCGATAAAGGCCGCGGGGCCGCCAAACTGTTTCATAGGTCTTCCTTGTTCGGGTTCGGGTCTGTCTCAGTTGAGATAAGCACGGGGATCGGTGATGGTGCCGGTGATGGCCGCAGCGGCAGCACTGGCCGGGCTCATCAGGTGGACCATGCCGCCCTTACCCATGCGGCCGTTGAAGTTGCGGTTGGTGGTGGAGGCACAGACCTCGCCATCGGCCAAAACACCGCTGCTCATGCCCAGACAGGCACCGCAGGTGGGGTTGAGCACGCAGAAACCGCTGTCCATGAAGATCTTGATCAACCCCTCTTCCAGGGCCTGCGAGTAGATTTTCGGGGTCGCGGGGACGAGAATGCCGCGCACGCTCTCGGCAACGGTCTTGCCCTTGATGATCGCCGCCGCCTCGCGGATATCCTCGATGCGGCCGTTGGTGCAGGAACCGATATAGACCTGATCGACCTTGGTGCCTTCCATCTCGGTGACATCCTTGACACAGTCGGGCTTGTAGCCGTAGGTGACCTGCGGGCCGAGGGTGGAAACATCGATGGTCAGCACACGCTCATAGACCGCATCGGCATCGGAGCGCCATTTGGCAAAGTCTTCCGCCGCCGCCTCAACGCTTGCGTAGTCGCCCTGGATAAAGGGCCAGAGATATTGGGCGGTGACCATGTCCGGCTGGCACACGCCGGAGGTGGCGCCGGCTTCGACCGCCATGTTGCACAGGGTCATGCGCGAGGCCATGTTCATCTGATCGATCACCGGACCGCAGAACTCGATCACCATATCGGTGCCGCCGTTGACGGTCAGTTGCTTGATCACGTTGAGGATGATGTCCTTGGCGCCCACGCCCTTGGCCAGGGTGCCGCTGATCTCGACCTTGAGCGACTTGGGAGCACGGAAGGCGCAGACACCCTTGAGGATGCCGACCTCGAGATCGGTGGTGCCGACACCGGCGGCAAAGGCCCCGAAGGCGCCGTGGGTGCAGGTGTGGGAGTCGCCCATGATGACCGTGTTGCCCGGGCGGATGAACCCTTTTTCCGGAAAGAGGGCATGACAGACACCGTTGCGACCAATGTCGAAGAAGTCCTTGATGTTGTGGCGCCGTGCCCAGTCGCGCATGATCTTTGCCTGGGTTGCGGTCTTGGAGTCCTTGGGTGGAGTGACATGGTCGATGACCGCCTTGATCCGCGAGGGATCACAGACCCGATCCATTCCCTTTTCCATGAGGTCCATAATGGCGATGGGGGTGGTGATTTCGTGGCACATGATGACATCGATATCGAGCACCATATTGCCCGGTGTCGGGGTGTCCCGCAGGTGGGCCGCAAAGATTTTCTCCGTAATGGTCTGTCCCATTCTTGCACTCCAAAAGGCTAAAATATGGAAAAAAGAAAAAGGGCAGCGATGGCTGGGAATGCGCTGCCGCAATGTCGAATAAACGCAAATCAATACACCCGGCGGCCGGGTTCGTCAATTTCTTTTGGGCCATGAGCGGCCGAGGTGCACGGGCAAAAACACGGAACAACTGTACATTATCAAATTGATTGCGTATACTGATCGAGTTTGTCCCCTTCACCTCCAGTGACCCCCTGTTCCTCCACACCTATTTCGAGCAAAGCTATGAACCACAGCCGCCTGGGAATTTTTTTGACTCTGTGTTGCCTTTTTGTGACTGCATCCACAAGCCATGCCGCCCATGGGATCAGCATTGACGGCCATCTCAAGTATCCGCAAGGTTTCGACCGTTTTGCCTATACCGCGCCGGAGGCCAAGCAGGGCGGAACCCTGGTCCTCCATGATCTGGGCAGTTTTGAAAAGATGAACCCGTTCACCCTCAAGGGCTCCGCACCGCAAGGGTTGACTCCTTACGTCTTTGAGACGCTGGCCGTTGCCAGCCAGGACGAGCCCTTTGCCGAATATGGTCTGATTGCCGAAGACATCGAGTTGGCCGCGGACAAGAAGTCGGTCACCTTCACCCTCAACCCCAAGGCCCATTTTTCCGACGGTTCGCCGATTATGGCCGAAGATGTCAAATTTTCCCTGGACACCCTGAAAAGCGAGCAGGCCCATCCCTTTTATCAGCTGTATTTTCATGATATCGAACGGGCGGAGATCCTGGGGCCGCGCAAGATCCGTTTCCTCTTTGTTCGCCCCAACCGGGAACTGCACATGGTGGCCGCCCAGTTGCCGGTGCTCAGCAAGAAATTCTACGCAACCCATCCCTTCAACCCGAACGACGGCAAGGGGGCGATGGATATTCCCGTGGGCAGCGGACCCTATGTGGTCAGTGACGTCCAGCCGGGAAAATCGATCACCTACAGCAAAAATCCCGACTACTGGGCCAGGGATCTGAATGTGCGCCGCGGCATGTTCAACTTCAACACCATTGTGGTCAAATATTTCAAGGATCCGGTGGTTAGCCTCGAGGCCTTCAAGGCCGGTGAGTTCGATTTCCTCATGGTCCATATCGCCAAGCAGTGGAACCGGGACCTGACCGGCCGCCGTTTTGATGACGGCGAACTGGTCAAAAAGACCTTTCCCCATAAAAACAATGCCGGGATTCAAGGGTTTGCCTTGAATATCCGCAAACCCCTGTTCCAGGACCGGCGGGTGCGGCAGGCACTGGGGCTGGCCCTTGATTTCGAGTGG
Coding sequences within it:
- a CDS encoding TrpB-like pyridoxal phosphate-dependent enzyme, with translation MKKIVLREDEMPTRWYNVVPDIPGGLQPPLDPETLQPIGPEKLATVFPMALLEQEMTQEQWIDIPQEVMEVYKIWRPAPLVRANKLEEALGTKAKIYFKYEGCSPVGSHKPNSAVPQAYYNKQAGIKRLTTETGAGQWGSALSLATSKFGLECMVYMVRVSFDQKPYRKSIMQTYGGNVVASPSEITETGRRIRAEFPDTPGALGIAISEALEDANSREDTNYALGSVLNHVVLHQSIIGLEAKKQMEIIGDYPDVIVGCCGGGSNFAGLLAPFVADYRNGKKIEFVGYEPASCPTMTGGKLAYDSGDVAMMTPLLYMYTLGHDFVPPGIHAGGLRYHGMAPIVSALVRDGIVTPKAVHQLECFEAGVLFAKTEGIIPAPETTHAIRGAIIEAMKDPNEPKTILFNFSGHGLIDMASYDNYFSGKLSDYAYPKDQIEASLARLPKVG
- a CDS encoding D-alanyl-D-alanine carboxypeptidase, with product MDCLRLRALRAVFVVLALLPFDRQVALAACRSIPGLEPQSAYAVADFRGRIVEGCNLDRPMVPASILKIATVSSALRILGPGYRFQTEFFLDPKQNLIIKGYGDPSLTSEEVALVIAELSRLGLRRVGQVLVDDSSFALEHQVPGQAQSDNPYDAPIGPLSVNFNAMPFVRTASGIKSDEPQTPTLPLMAELGRAYPPGRYRINICPGRCRVEERMARYSGELFIALMRQRGIEVAGYGGRGRVSAQDRLFYRHFSRQNVAEISRSLLHYSSNYMANLLFLTCGAVRSGYPVTWAKARRAVQQQLQETMGGDSALITQIEGAGLSRENQVTARAMLHLLHIFRQDKDLLNQEHGVALKSGTLSGVYNLAGYLENGDAFVILLAQKANTRTAILRRLQDLYAPK
- a CDS encoding DnaJ C-terminal domain-containing protein, which gives rise to MEYYQILGVAKTASADEIKKAYRKLALKYHPDKNQGDKQAEEKFKEISEAYAVLSDAEKRQQYDTFGSTGFKQRYSQEDIFRNFDLNDILRQFGFGGNFRSGGAGFHTSGFRSAGGGSPFENIFGGTGMRGGCGGGGCGPQPMKGDDLTYELQVSLEDVLHGAEKTISLRHQGGQTQNVSVRVPKGIESGKRLRLSGKGAPSPSGGTAGDLYLKVQVAEHAVFQRQEDDLVVEHRIPFSEACLGSSIEVATLDGKKFNVKVPAGVQQEAKLRIKGHGLPAGPIGQRGDLLVKIAVRIPKKLTPEQEEAVKALAAVGL
- a CDS encoding PLP-dependent aminotransferase family protein is translated as MENAFSDRINDVPKSFIREILKVTIDSSIISFAGGLPNRQFFPVKGLQKAANDVFEEAGDQILQYANSEGYIGLRQFISDRYKKRDGLDIPVEDILITTGSQQGLDLLGKTFLNEGDDLIIEEPGYLGAIQAFAMYRPRFHPVPVREGGMETEKLAHILSEREPKLLYTVTNFQNPSGISYSNENRKAVADLIGGSSCLIIQDDPYGDLRFSGEPKISFKKLAPENTVLLGSFSKTVAPALRLGWLVAPPTIMDKLVIAKQAADLHSDYLAQRILHRYLSDNDIDAHIATIIDQYGKQKEAMIGAIKDFFPPEVRFTNPEGGMFLWITLPEGMSSLALFEAAIQKKVAFVPGTPFYVDRKDSNTLRLNFSCSDEATIVEGIKRLGESIRELCAQ
- a CDS encoding hotdog fold thioesterase, which produces MIQPEIEHHIRKDAFANFLGANIEAIEPGYSRVSLTVSESMLNFHGMTHGGLVFALGDIAFAAASNSHGQTALAMNVAISFLRPSQAGDHLVAEAKEVHLGGATALYDIVVTESNSGQAVAKSQATVYRKRATFI
- a CDS encoding 3-isopropylmalate dehydratase small subunit → MKQFGGPAAFIDRSDINTDEIIPAKYLTEITKKALAPHLLEDLRLEGQDFDPHSTVMEEARVLITRSNFGCGSSREHAVWALEVNDINVVVGESFARIFRQNMFNCGILAVELSKDDLDKLFALKGKVMVEVDLEAEKLIATGSDAKVECSFSLNPFDKKLIGAGGWLAFADANY
- a CDS encoding 3-isopropylmalate dehydratase large subunit, yielding MGQTITEKIFAAHLRDTPTPGNMVLDIDVIMCHEITTPIAIMDLMEKGMDRVCDPSRIKAVIDHVTPPKDSKTATQAKIMRDWARRHNIKDFFDIGRNGVCHALFPEKGFIRPGNTVIMGDSHTCTHGAFGAFAAGVGTTDLEVGILKGVCAFRAPKSLKVEISGTLAKGVGAKDIILNVIKQLTVNGGTDMVIEFCGPVIDQMNMASRMTLCNMAVEAGATSGVCQPDMVTAQYLWPFIQGDYASVEAAAEDFAKWRSDADAVYERVLTIDVSTLGPQVTYGYKPDCVKDVTEMEGTKVDQVYIGSCTNGRIEDIREAAAIIKGKTVAESVRGILVPATPKIYSQALEEGLIKIFMDSGFCVLNPTCGACLGMSSGVLADGEVCASTTNRNFNGRMGKGGMVHLMSPASAAAAAITGTITDPRAYLN
- a CDS encoding extracellular solute-binding protein translates to MTASTSHAAHGISIDGHLKYPQGFDRFAYTAPEAKQGGTLVLHDLGSFEKMNPFTLKGSAPQGLTPYVFETLAVASQDEPFAEYGLIAEDIELAADKKSVTFTLNPKAHFSDGSPIMAEDVKFSLDTLKSEQAHPFYQLYFHDIERAEILGPRKIRFLFVRPNRELHMVAAQLPVLSKKFYATHPFNPNDGKGAMDIPVGSGPYVVSDVQPGKSITYSKNPDYWARDLNVRRGMFNFNTIVVKYFKDPVVSLEAFKAGEFDFLMVHIAKQWNRDLTGRRFDDGELVKKTFPHKNNAGIQGFALNIRKPLFQDRRVRQALGLALDFEWTNKTLFFDQYTRNNSFFSNSSYAAVGLPSEAELQLLNPFREQLPPEVFTTPLTPPSTNPPSSLRANLRLAQQLLTEAGWAVKDGVLVNDQGQPFAFEILLADGAFERVIASYAANLGKLGIRVNYRTIDPALYADRVKNFDFDMVVGGYGQSQSPGNEQRDYWTSGSADRKGSRNIIGIKSPVVDALVDAVIYAQDQDSLTTACRALDRVLWYGYYIVPNWYLAYHRLAFACKLRYPQTVPLYYSYDQWLDTWWTK